The DNA region CCAAATTTCCGCGACACCGTCAGAattttcatgacgtcacacttttcgtgacgtcacatttttcgtaataaataaaacatgagcATACATTTTTCGTGACATCATATTTTTTCGTGCCTTCAGAattttcatgacgtcacattttttatgacgtcacacatttttattctattttctcgtcgcatttagaaattaaagtcaaataaatttgtattcttacgactcccgtagaccgttgttaattgtttaaaacacgatcaggatatttgcttattatgtgctaaagatgttcccaacaccctactatacattatagaTTATATACTATTGTATGAAAATGGGTCTTGTTTAAAACGTATAATGGGCATTTttcgaacatcaattgataaatatagcatcctacaaatgcatataaacttgtaaaaacagATAATAGACAGAACTACtattaaagtttacatttttgccaCAAATTTGGTATTGCTATAATATTTTTCGCAAAGGCTAAGTGCAATTGACTTCagttcgaatatatttttcatgtattctcttgtttttataacagtatatatatatatatgtttgattTACTCGCCCTGTGGTATAAATTTTTGAGTTAAAAgtaaatctttcaaagtttggcaataatAACCTGTAAAACTTAATCTGGGAGCCCTGCCTATTTTTCTCatgattatattttagtttgtttcacaatattaaaactatttacgCTAAAACGattaaattttcaacattTAGCAGCAGTAATCGGTTGTGATGtgcgttttataaaattgtgataatactgttgaataaatttgtaacattttttattatcattaaatgtttgaccttaaaaagaaaattaacttCCTATAACTAATAATTTAAACGACCCATCAGTAATCCCTAGGCTtgatattgttatatataagtGGATTGGCCAAAATTACGGTAGCAGTGACCAGCATGGGGGTTAATTCACGTAAAACAAATATCTTGCaatcataattaaaaaaatttaaatctttCGCTCTTTTTTCCTTTCAAATACTGAAATCGTTATTCGTACGTTACACATGATAgacaaaatgtaaacttttccTATGAAGCCGCAAGGATAAGGCAATTTATATTCATTGGTTCATATTATTTAACTGTacacatatatacattatagtatatatatatattatatatatacatatatattatatatatatatatatatatatatatatatatatatatatatatgttgaatACTACGATAACAATTCAAGAAGCAACGTGTGAAATGCAATTCTATGCATTATATCTGTTCAAATGTTGGCATATAGTAATAAATACACCAATACTGACGTGATAAgttatataacaaaaacatCTGTTCGACCGTATTCTTTGGTCCGACCAACAACAGAGGAAAGCTCTATTGAGAGAGCAACAATACAATCCAGCGacatagcacagttggttagcgcgcacGCCTCTTACTAACCagataggtaatgggtttaaggctcttcgctgctaacATTGTGTGCGTATtggtccttggacaagacactaaaataattacccactaagtaacatacttggtaactcgtaagcttgcatgaggtgtgtgaacaGTGTGATGTGTTCCAAATTTATGCCAGTTCACTCAACTCGCAAGTactataattaattatttacgTACTCAACAAGTTCAACTATTCGATGCAAAATGATTTATGACTACATGTGATGCTCAGCAGCTGTTCGACGTAAAAATATCTATAAGGCCACATATACGCTCAATCAGTTCGGCCGTGGGGTGATGCAGCTTGTTATATATTCACACAGAAAGgcatttattataccaaaacCAAATTTTCTGTAGTTAGTTTAAAATCTAGATAAGGTCAAAGTTTAGTTACACTTTTTCTTAtaggaaatcccatgcattgtcgcTTAAccttttttactccagcggttgTACTTTCATCTTTCATGAAACATGAAATTTGGCATTTCTGTCAacacacaaattttgatttggtATTTCCGCGTTAacaaaaaagacaaattgTGACatcttatttttaagtttaccaTAAACTAATCAGCGGAttccttatttaaaaaaagattaattataaattccaaaacaaaagtaaacatttGCTACTCTGTCATACACTTAGACATTGCTTATTGTTGTTTCCTTATTCACAGGTAATAAAAGTGGACAGTTTATTGACTTTTTGAAAGATAATATGTAAGTGGTTGGTAATACTACCTGAAAAAATACGGTTAAACAGCATGGACATATTAACTTGCCTATTGTGGAAACAAAGTGTTTTGTAGTAATTACatgttacaaataataaataaaaacaatttcaacAACAATTTATTGTAAGTTTTGTATTCCACCGGAAAGAGATTGATCATCAAATTGTGGAGCTACAGGTTTGTACATATCTGCTTGAAATCGATTTAATGCTATTCCAACTCCTTCAATCAGTGCTAACAACACACCACCGATGGCAGCTGAACCAATTGCTGGAGCCATCCCTTGTCTTATCGCTAGAATGAAACCTGTACCAGCGCCACTTAATATGGAGTTCCAAGGATCTTCTTTTTGCCGCAGAGCAACTAATGAACAGTCGCACAGTGAAAACGTAAGTCCCCATACACCAAAGCTACCAGCAGTCCGGGGTGTTTTTATCCTTGCATTAGCCATCGCTCCCAGCAACCTGTTGGATATCCCTTTTGGTGCATTTCTTGCTCCACCCACCATGGAAACCAAACCTCCACCCAAGAACCCAAGCGTATAAGCTCCACCACAATCATCTAAGATTCTCCATGGACACGGATCTCTTGTATAATCCATATtaatgttaaagttttaattatttgagcATTACAACTAACAGCTACACACCTTGGAAAATATGTGTATGCAAcataattgttaaacaaaacccgcaaaaaatacccaaattcaagcaaaaacagtttttatgtGCAAAAACAAGTTCGGACTCTTCAATATAAATACCacccaataaaaaatattattcttattcgatatatatatacttaaatggcgaataaaaagattaaaaatgtgTCTACGGGTTAGCACTTAGCAGTAATGGTTGAAAATTGGGTTAACCACTAACCTGTGTACCAGACTGGAAAATATGTCGTGCGCGGAggatttaattttcaaaattggttaaaaatcCGCGCAATTTTCGCGGTATTACTAGCAATccgcaaaaaaaaatatcaatccgcgcaaaaatataataaagcgCGTAAAAATCGCTGCAAGACTTGATAACTTTTCCTGTTTGTAAATGCGCTTGGATAGAAACTAAACTAAACGGCTGAGAACTAGCTGCCTTTTTCTTACGTTCTCTCACGATTATGACGTATGTCTTTGTGTGTTTATGACTCTATCAGCCAACGTGCGTAtgcccacagaaataaaaaagagtagaacgcgcatctccaatgtcggtaaaTGAGAGAGGTAATACACTCTCTTTCTTTCGCGAGTCGTTCCCgcttactattgtagtcaataaAATCCAGGGCactttatgtagtttttcttgtttttttgaaaaataactaatacaagtatatatatatatatttaaaaaaaaaacgtttgtttggacgtttaaaaaaaaaattaaatgtttaaat from Ciona intestinalis unplaced genomic scaffold, KH HT000677.1, whole genome shotgun sequence includes:
- the LOC100180381 gene encoding mitochondrial import inner membrane translocase subunit Tim17-B-like, translated to MDYTRDPCPWRILDDCGGAYTLGFLGGGLVSMVGGARNAPKGISNRLLGAMANARIKTPRTAGSFGVWGLTFSLCDCSLVALRQKEDPWNSILSGAGTGFILAIRQGMAPAIGSAAIGGVLLALIEGVGIALNRFQADMYKPVAPQFDDQSLSGGIQNLQ